A single genomic interval of Pelagerythrobacter marensis harbors:
- the nirB gene encoding nitrite reductase large subunit NirB: MNAQTRLKDMIPAREKLVVIGNGMAGCRAVEEILERDRDRYEITIFGAEPRVNYNRIMLSPVLAGEKTFDEIVLNTAEWYEENGIALVSGDPIDHIDRARKTVVSRSGRVTPYDKLLIATGSDPFIIPVPGRDLPGVVTFRDLDDVDRMLAAAERGGNAVVIGGGLLGLEAAHGLSLRGMKVTVVHLMPTLMERQLDEAAGWLLKQELERRGQTILTGADTEEIVEKDGHVGAVRLKDGREIPADIVVMAVGIRPATILARTAGIECERGIVVDDHMVTSDPDVLAVGECVQHRGTCYGLVAPLWEMCRALADHLTGASTGYAGSVTSTKLKVSGIDVFSAGDFSGGEDCEDIVMRDGARGVYKRVVLKDNKLIGAVLYGDTADGSWYFDLLRKEEDVSDIREGLIFGQAFASGGALADPNAAVAALSDDAEICGCNGVSKGQVVRCIDAGAHSLDAVRSQCKASASCGSCTDLVASLLSLTLGGEVESGPASMCKCTSFTHDDVRRLILEKELKAIPQVMQELHWTTPDGCAACRPALNYYLLCAWPGEYEDDQKSRFVNERLHANIQKDGTYSVVPRMWGGVTNPKELRAIADVVEKYDARMVKVTGGQRLDIFGIRKEDLPAVWADLNAAGMVSGHAYGKSLRTVKTCVGSEWCRFGTQDSTGLGIRIEQMTWGSWMPHKFKIAVSGCPRNCAEATIKDFGVVCVDSGYELHVGGNGGMKVRATDLLCKVETEEAALEHCAAFIQLYREDAHYLERTAPWLERKGLDWIKAQLFDDPDAVRRLAARFRHSQRFMQDDPWAKRAAGERRDLHGHLATVVPAGKEYA, translated from the coding sequence ATGAACGCACAGACCCGGCTGAAGGACATGATCCCGGCGCGCGAAAAGCTCGTGGTAATCGGCAATGGCATGGCCGGCTGCCGCGCGGTGGAGGAAATCCTCGAGCGCGACCGCGATCGTTACGAGATCACGATCTTCGGCGCCGAACCGCGGGTGAATTACAACCGTATCATGCTCTCGCCCGTGCTCGCCGGCGAGAAGACGTTCGACGAGATCGTGCTCAATACCGCCGAATGGTATGAAGAAAACGGCATCGCGCTGGTTTCCGGCGACCCGATCGATCACATCGATCGCGCGCGCAAGACGGTGGTCAGCCGCTCCGGTCGCGTCACGCCTTACGACAAGCTGTTGATTGCGACCGGCTCCGACCCGTTCATCATCCCGGTGCCGGGCCGCGACCTGCCGGGCGTGGTGACGTTCCGCGATCTCGACGATGTCGACAGAATGCTCGCCGCTGCGGAACGCGGCGGTAACGCGGTCGTGATCGGCGGCGGGCTGCTGGGGCTGGAGGCGGCGCACGGCCTTTCGCTGCGCGGCATGAAAGTCACTGTCGTCCACCTCATGCCGACGCTGATGGAGCGGCAGCTCGACGAAGCGGCCGGCTGGCTGCTGAAGCAGGAGCTGGAGCGGCGCGGGCAGACGATCCTGACCGGCGCGGATACCGAGGAAATCGTCGAGAAAGACGGCCACGTCGGCGCCGTGCGTTTGAAGGACGGGCGCGAGATCCCCGCCGACATCGTGGTCATGGCGGTCGGCATCCGCCCGGCGACGATACTGGCCAGGACCGCCGGGATCGAATGCGAGCGCGGCATCGTGGTCGACGACCACATGGTCACTTCCGACCCGGACGTTCTGGCGGTCGGCGAATGCGTTCAGCATCGCGGAACCTGTTACGGCCTCGTCGCCCCGCTGTGGGAGATGTGCCGCGCTCTGGCCGATCACCTGACCGGCGCGTCCACCGGTTATGCCGGCTCGGTCACGTCCACCAAGCTCAAGGTTTCCGGCATCGACGTGTTTTCCGCCGGCGATTTCTCGGGTGGGGAAGATTGCGAGGACATCGTGATGCGCGATGGCGCGCGCGGGGTCTACAAACGCGTGGTTCTGAAAGACAACAAGCTGATCGGCGCTGTGCTGTACGGCGATACGGCGGACGGCAGCTGGTATTTCGACCTGCTGAGGAAGGAGGAGGATGTCTCGGACATCCGCGAAGGGCTGATCTTCGGCCAGGCCTTTGCCAGCGGAGGCGCCCTTGCCGACCCTAATGCCGCCGTTGCCGCCCTTTCGGACGACGCAGAAATCTGCGGCTGCAACGGCGTTTCCAAAGGCCAGGTCGTCCGGTGCATCGATGCCGGCGCGCACAGCCTCGATGCCGTGCGCTCGCAATGCAAGGCGAGCGCGAGCTGCGGTTCGTGCACCGATCTCGTCGCAAGCCTCCTGTCGCTGACACTGGGCGGCGAAGTCGAAAGCGGGCCGGCCAGCATGTGCAAATGCACCAGCTTCACGCACGACGACGTGCGCCGCCTGATCCTGGAGAAGGAACTGAAAGCGATCCCGCAGGTCATGCAGGAACTGCACTGGACCACGCCCGACGGCTGCGCCGCGTGCCGCCCGGCGCTGAACTATTACCTGCTGTGCGCCTGGCCGGGCGAGTACGAGGACGACCAGAAAAGCCGGTTCGTCAACGAGCGCCTGCACGCCAATATCCAGAAGGACGGAACCTACTCGGTTGTCCCGCGGATGTGGGGCGGCGTTACGAATCCGAAGGAACTGCGCGCGATCGCCGACGTGGTCGAGAAATACGATGCCCGCATGGTCAAGGTCACCGGCGGCCAGCGGCTCGACATTTTCGGCATTCGCAAGGAAGACCTGCCCGCCGTCTGGGCCGACCTGAACGCCGCGGGCATGGTCTCCGGCCACGCCTATGGCAAATCGCTGCGCACGGTGAAGACCTGCGTCGGCAGCGAATGGTGCCGCTTCGGCACGCAGGATTCGACCGGCCTTGGCATCAGGATCGAACAGATGACCTGGGGCAGCTGGATGCCGCACAAGTTCAAGATCGCGGTCAGCGGCTGTCCGCGCAACTGCGCCGAGGCGACGATCAAGGACTTCGGCGTGGTCTGCGTCGACAGCGGCTACGAACTGCACGTCGGCGGCAACGGCGGCATGAAAGTCCGCGCCACCGACTTGCTGTGCAAGGTCGAAACCGAGGAAGCGGCGCTGGAGCACTGCGCCGCCTTCATCCAGCTTTACCGCGAGGATGCGCATTACCTCGAACGGACCGCCCCCTGGCTCGAGCGCAAGGGGCTCGACTGGATCAAGGCGCAGCTGTTCGACGATCCCGACGCGGTGCGGCGGCTGGCGGCACGGTTCCGCCATTCGCAGCGCTTTATGCAGGACGACCCATGGGCGAAGCGCGCAGCCGGCGAGCGGCGCGACCTGCACGGCCACCTCGCCACCGTCGTCCCCGCCGGAAAGGAGTACGCATGA
- a CDS encoding nitrate/nitrite transporter: MMASFASSDGPSSRTGKAGFWQSGHWPTLVAAFLYFDLAFMVWVILGPLAPLVAADLGLNAAQKGFMVAVPTLAGALLRIPMGFLGDRIGPKKTGAIGQVIVIAGLLAAWLLGVGSFSGTIALGLVLGFAGASFAVALPLASRWYPPEHQGKAMGVAGMGNSGTVIASLFAPALAVAVGWTGVLGLACIPLAIVLAFYLAMAKDSPEQPAPMRLSAYLQPLGDRDAWWFMLFYGVTFGGFVGLAASLSIYFVDQFGLTAVQAGYCAAGCVFAGSLVRPLGGALADRFGGIRTLTAVYAIAAGALVAISTGPASLALALGLFVVAMLSFGTGNGAVFQLVPQRFRKEIGVMTGLVGCGGGIGGFFLASSLGLAKQYAGSPQLGFLVFAAIALIALLGLTAVKSRWRTTWGAAVQGVRI; the protein is encoded by the coding sequence ATGATGGCAAGTTTCGCTTCCTCCGACGGCCCTTCCTCGCGAACGGGCAAAGCCGGTTTCTGGCAATCGGGTCATTGGCCCACGCTGGTTGCGGCCTTCCTCTATTTCGATCTCGCCTTCATGGTCTGGGTCATACTCGGCCCGCTGGCCCCGCTCGTCGCGGCGGACCTGGGCCTCAACGCGGCGCAGAAAGGGTTCATGGTCGCCGTCCCCACTCTGGCCGGGGCGCTTCTGCGCATTCCGATGGGTTTTCTCGGCGACCGCATCGGGCCCAAGAAGACCGGCGCAATCGGGCAGGTGATCGTCATCGCCGGCCTGCTGGCGGCTTGGCTGCTGGGGGTCGGATCGTTCTCGGGAACGATCGCGCTCGGGCTGGTGCTCGGCTTCGCCGGTGCCAGCTTCGCGGTTGCACTGCCCCTCGCCAGCCGCTGGTACCCGCCAGAACACCAGGGCAAGGCCATGGGGGTTGCCGGCATGGGCAATTCGGGCACGGTCATCGCCTCGCTCTTCGCCCCCGCGCTGGCCGTCGCCGTCGGCTGGACAGGCGTGCTCGGACTGGCGTGCATCCCGCTGGCCATCGTTCTCGCGTTCTATCTCGCGATGGCCAAGGATTCCCCCGAACAGCCTGCCCCGATGCGCCTTTCGGCCTATCTCCAGCCGCTGGGCGACCGCGACGCATGGTGGTTCATGCTGTTTTACGGGGTCACGTTCGGCGGCTTCGTGGGACTTGCAGCCTCGCTTTCGATCTATTTCGTCGATCAGTTCGGTCTGACTGCGGTGCAGGCCGGATACTGCGCCGCAGGCTGTGTCTTTGCCGGCTCGCTCGTGCGGCCGCTGGGTGGCGCTCTGGCAGACCGGTTTGGCGGAATCCGCACGCTGACCGCAGTCTATGCCATCGCCGCCGGCGCGCTCGTCGCGATCAGCACCGGGCCGGCATCGCTGGCACTCGCTCTCGGTCTCTTCGTGGTCGCGATGTTGTCGTTCGGGACCGGCAACGGGGCGGTGTTCCAGCTCGTTCCGCAGCGCTTCCGCAAGGAAATCGGGGTCATGACCGGGCTGGTCGGCTGCGGCGGCGGGATCGGCGGCTTCTTCCTCGCCAGCTCGCTCGGCCTGGCCAAGCAATATGCCGGCAGTCCGCAACTGGGCTTTCTTGTCTTTGCCGCGATCGCCCTCATCGCCCTGCTCGGGCTGACGGCCGTGAAAAGCCGCTGGCGCACAACATGGGGCGCGGCGGTGCAGGGCGTGCGCATCTGA
- a CDS encoding bifunctional protein-serine/threonine kinase/phosphatase: protein MRNRNELVFAAGFASEAGRREQNEDFGAVYLGTPLERARHGAVAAVADGVSEGRGGGEAAELAVSALIEGFYAMPETLGAARAMERPMAAYNRWLHSQSRGETMRGAATTFTALALRGRRADIVHVGDSRAWRFAGERLVQLTTDHVRPEPDLRHVLIRAIGLEPELRLDHLAIELAEHDRLVLTTDGVHGPLGERRMAAVLTANGSAETAAAALVREALHAGGRDNATAVVIDVVRLPPPDYDFVLAGIEGLPAVAAPRPGTTIDGFRIDRVISEGRYAVLLAGWDTETGEPVALKFPRQGALADHAIRMAFAREMLIARRVDSPFLAPSHPVRPGRQTALYGVQPLLEGETLEARLAQGNLPLAKALDHAIELTRAVAALHRLEIVHRDIKPENCILTADGLKLIDLGVARLPRVEDFRGDEIPGTPGYMAPEQFDGHGGDAQTDIFALGVTLYRLFSGAWPFGEQEAFQRPRFATPAPPSRHRPEIPSWLDDAILTAIAPQREARFDDAVGLLRRLEGGGAVPRAIPRHVPLAERDPVRFWQVVSAALAIALVLVLILR, encoded by the coding sequence ATGCGGAATCGGAACGAACTGGTGTTCGCGGCGGGCTTTGCCAGCGAGGCCGGCCGGCGCGAGCAAAACGAGGATTTCGGCGCGGTCTATCTCGGCACGCCGCTGGAGCGCGCGCGCCACGGTGCCGTGGCCGCCGTGGCCGACGGGGTGAGCGAGGGGCGGGGCGGGGGGGAGGCCGCGGAACTCGCGGTCAGCGCTCTGATCGAAGGATTTTACGCCATGCCCGAAACGCTCGGCGCGGCGCGGGCGATGGAAAGGCCGATGGCCGCTTACAACCGGTGGCTGCATTCCCAGAGCCGCGGAGAAACCATGCGCGGGGCAGCGACGACGTTCACGGCCTTGGCGCTGCGCGGCCGCCGGGCGGATATCGTTCACGTCGGAGACAGTCGCGCTTGGCGTTTTGCTGGCGAACGCTTGGTGCAGCTGACGACAGACCACGTTCGGCCGGAGCCGGACCTGCGCCATGTCCTGATCCGGGCGATAGGCCTCGAACCGGAACTGCGCCTCGACCATCTTGCCATCGAACTGGCGGAACACGACCGTCTGGTTCTGACCACCGACGGGGTTCATGGCCCGCTGGGCGAACGCCGCATGGCCGCGGTCCTCACGGCGAACGGTTCGGCCGAAACCGCGGCCGCGGCGCTGGTCCGCGAGGCGCTGCACGCCGGCGGGCGCGACAATGCCACGGCAGTCGTGATCGATGTCGTTCGTCTTCCGCCGCCCGATTACGATTTCGTGCTTGCCGGGATCGAAGGTTTGCCGGCCGTTGCTGCTCCCCGCCCGGGCACGACGATCGACGGGTTTCGTATCGATCGGGTGATCAGCGAGGGGCGTTACGCCGTTCTCCTGGCCGGATGGGACACGGAAACGGGAGAACCGGTGGCGCTGAAGTTTCCGCGCCAGGGCGCACTGGCCGACCACGCCATCCGCATGGCCTTCGCCCGCGAGATGCTGATCGCCAGGCGAGTGGACAGCCCGTTCCTCGCCCCTTCGCACCCGGTGCGTCCGGGACGCCAGACCGCGCTCTACGGTGTCCAGCCCCTGCTCGAGGGGGAGACGCTGGAAGCGCGCCTGGCGCAAGGCAACCTTCCGCTGGCCAAGGCGCTCGACCATGCGATCGAGCTGACCCGCGCGGTGGCGGCGTTGCACCGGCTCGAAATCGTCCATCGCGATATCAAGCCGGAAAACTGCATCCTGACCGCAGACGGCTTGAAGCTGATCGACCTCGGCGTGGCGCGGTTGCCGCGTGTCGAGGACTTCCGTGGAGACGAGATACCCGGCACGCCGGGCTACATGGCGCCCGAACAGTTCGACGGGCACGGCGGCGATGCCCAAACCGATATCTTCGCGCTCGGCGTCACGCTCTACCGGCTTTTTTCGGGGGCCTGGCCCTTCGGCGAACAGGAGGCGTTCCAGCGCCCGCGATTCGCCACGCCGGCGCCGCCTTCGCGCCACCGCCCGGAGATCCCCAGCTGGCTCGACGATGCGATCCTGACGGCCATCGCACCCCAGCGGGAGGCGCGTTTCGACGACGCGGTGGGGCTTTTGCGCCGTCTCGAAGGCGGGGGGGCCGTTCCGCGCGCAATCCCGCGGCACGTCCCCCTTGCAGAGCGCGATCCGGTGCGGTTCTGGCAGGTCGTCAGCGCCGCCCTTGCGATCGCACTGGTCCTTGTCCTGATACTGCGCTGA
- the yghU gene encoding glutathione-dependent disulfide-bond oxidoreductase: MADPTYTPPEVWTNTESGGKFAGINRPTAGAREQRDLPVGDHPFQLYSSATPNGVKAGIMFEELLEAGHAAEYDAWYIGISDGDQFASGFVDINPNSKIPALLDRSGPEPVRVFESGAILVHLAEKFGAFLPTDRTRAEVLSWLFWQVGSAPFIGGGFGHFYAYAPEKYEYPINRYAMETKRLFDVADRRLAQSEYLGGADYTVADIATFPWFAPFVQGGIYGEARKFLSIHEYEHVERWVNQIAQRPAVRRGRIVNKTWGEEDEQLRERHSAGDFAGKNV, translated from the coding sequence TTGGCCGATCCGACCTACACCCCGCCCGAAGTCTGGACCAACACCGAAAGCGGCGGCAAGTTCGCCGGGATCAACCGCCCCACGGCCGGTGCGCGCGAACAGCGCGATCTGCCGGTCGGCGATCATCCTTTCCAGCTCTATTCCTCCGCCACGCCCAACGGGGTGAAGGCGGGGATCATGTTCGAGGAGCTGCTCGAGGCCGGTCACGCGGCCGAATACGATGCCTGGTACATCGGCATTTCCGACGGCGACCAGTTCGCCAGCGGCTTCGTCGACATCAATCCCAATTCGAAGATTCCCGCCCTGCTCGACCGCAGCGGGCCCGAGCCGGTGCGCGTGTTCGAAAGCGGCGCGATCCTGGTGCACCTGGCGGAAAAGTTCGGCGCTTTCCTGCCGACCGACCGGACCCGTGCCGAAGTGCTGAGCTGGCTGTTCTGGCAGGTCGGCAGCGCCCCCTTCATCGGCGGCGGCTTCGGCCATTTCTACGCCTATGCGCCGGAGAAGTACGAATATCCGATCAACCGCTATGCGATGGAGACCAAGCGGCTGTTCGACGTCGCCGACCGGCGCCTGGCGCAGAGCGAATACCTCGGCGGGGCCGACTATACCGTGGCCGACATCGCCACGTTTCCCTGGTTCGCCCCCTTCGTGCAGGGCGGCATCTATGGCGAGGCGCGCAAGTTCCTCTCGATCCATGAATACGAGCATGTCGAACGCTGGGTGAACCAGATCGCCCAGCGTCCGGCGGTGCGCCGCGGGCGAATCGTCAACAAGACCTGGGGCGAGGAGGACGAGCAGCTTCGCGAGCGCCATTCCGCCGGCGATTTCGCGGGCAAGAACGTCTGA
- a CDS encoding CinA family protein, whose translation MSTTETLDPILPPDLSQQARAVLALACDREMPLITAESCTGGLLAALLTDVPGRSHIFERGFVVYSDDAKCDLLAVDRAQIERCGAVSREVAVAMARGALDRSGNGVGVAITGFAGPGGESDEEGLVHFACGRFDGPVAHREEHFGAIGRDGVRIAALAVALDMMDNALRA comes from the coding sequence GTGAGCACGACCGAAACGCTCGACCCGATCCTGCCGCCGGATCTTTCGCAACAGGCACGCGCGGTGCTGGCCCTGGCGTGCGATCGCGAAATGCCGCTGATCACTGCGGAAAGCTGCACCGGCGGATTGCTCGCCGCGCTCCTGACCGACGTGCCGGGGCGCAGCCATATCTTCGAACGCGGGTTCGTCGTCTATTCCGACGATGCGAAGTGCGATCTGCTGGCGGTCGATCGCGCGCAGATAGAGCGCTGCGGCGCGGTCAGCCGCGAAGTCGCGGTGGCAATGGCACGCGGAGCGCTGGACCGGTCGGGCAACGGTGTCGGCGTTGCCATCACCGGCTTTGCCGGGCCGGGCGGGGAAAGCGACGAGGAAGGGCTGGTCCACTTCGCCTGCGGCCGGTTCGACGGCCCGGTCGCCCACCGCGAGGAGCATTTCGGCGCGATCGGGCGCGACGGGGTGCGCATCGCGGCGCTTGCAGTTGCGCTGGACATGATGGACAACGCGCTCCGCGCATGA
- a CDS encoding NAD(+) synthase, whose amino-acid sequence MTEKTDHPFFDRRTHGFVRVATATPHVRTADVAGNVEGILAELRKAHRAGADLVLFPELSLSSYAIDDLHLQSALLDAVERGVADLVAASKELSPVAVVGAPLRRNGRVYNCALAIAGGRLLGVVPKSFLPNYREFYEKRWFAHGRGCIGLAIEVNGESVPFGTDLLFEAPALPGFCFAMEICEDVWAPDPPSTRAALAGATIVLNLSASNITIGKSDERHLLCRAQSSRAVCAYAYSAAGHGESTTDLAWDGQGMVYELGDLLVESTRFDLEPELCLADVDTRRILGDRMRMQTFGDAAEAAGRPEDTFRRVRFEPSAAPGPDDRLLRPIRRFPFVPNRAHKLDEDCYEAFNIQVDALLRRFRATGGKHMVIGISGGLDSTHTLLVAAKVCDRLGLPRTTIRGYTMPGFGTSEGTKSNAWKLMKAMGIAAEEIDIKPAAQRMLEDIGHPFADGEPVYDTTFENVQAGLRTDYLFRLASQHSGFVLGTGDLSELALGWCTYGVGDQMSHYAVNAGVPKTLIQYLIRWAIRTDQFDPETDAVLEAIVATEISPELVPVGEDGEIQSTESAIGPYELNDFFLHHTIRWGHAPSHVAFLAWHAWRDAGQGLWPAEFPEAAKNEYDLATIAHWLERFLQRFFAFSQFKRSALPNGPKVSPGGALSPRGDWRAPSDATAGPWVEELRRALPPPA is encoded by the coding sequence ATGACCGAGAAAACCGACCACCCCTTCTTCGATCGACGCACGCACGGCTTCGTGCGCGTCGCCACCGCCACCCCGCACGTTCGCACCGCCGACGTGGCCGGGAACGTGGAGGGCATTCTTGCCGAATTGCGCAAGGCGCACAGGGCCGGCGCCGACCTGGTGCTGTTCCCCGAGCTTTCGCTGTCGTCCTATGCGATCGACGACCTCCACCTGCAATCGGCGCTGCTCGATGCGGTCGAGCGCGGCGTGGCCGACCTGGTCGCCGCGAGCAAGGAGCTTTCGCCGGTGGCGGTGGTCGGCGCCCCGCTGCGGCGCAACGGGCGGGTATACAATTGCGCGCTGGCGATCGCCGGCGGGCGCTTGCTGGGCGTCGTGCCCAAGAGCTTCCTGCCAAACTACCGCGAATTCTACGAGAAGCGCTGGTTCGCGCACGGTCGCGGATGCATCGGGCTGGCGATCGAGGTGAACGGTGAGAGCGTGCCGTTCGGCACCGATCTGCTGTTCGAAGCGCCGGCGTTGCCCGGTTTCTGCTTCGCGATGGAAATCTGCGAGGACGTCTGGGCGCCCGATCCGCCCTCGACCCGGGCGGCGCTGGCCGGGGCGACGATCGTGCTCAATCTTTCCGCCTCCAACATTACCATCGGCAAGTCGGACGAACGGCACCTGCTCTGCCGCGCCCAGTCGAGCCGCGCGGTCTGCGCCTATGCCTATTCCGCCGCGGGCCACGGCGAGAGCACGACCGACCTTGCGTGGGACGGGCAGGGGATGGTTTACGAACTCGGCGACCTGCTGGTCGAAAGCACGCGCTTCGATCTCGAACCCGAGCTGTGCCTGGCCGACGTCGATACCCGCCGCATCCTGGGCGACCGGATGCGGATGCAGACTTTCGGCGACGCGGCGGAAGCGGCGGGCCGGCCCGAGGATACGTTCCGCCGCGTGCGGTTCGAACCATCGGCCGCGCCCGGGCCGGACGACCGCCTGCTGCGGCCGATCCGCCGCTTCCCCTTCGTTCCCAACCGCGCGCACAAGCTGGACGAGGATTGCTACGAAGCATTCAATATCCAGGTCGATGCCCTGCTCCGGCGCTTCCGCGCGACCGGCGGGAAGCACATGGTGATCGGGATTTCGGGTGGGCTCGATTCGACCCACACGCTCCTGGTCGCGGCCAAAGTCTGCGACCGGCTGGGCCTGCCGCGCACGACCATCCGCGGCTACACGATGCCGGGTTTCGGCACCTCCGAGGGCACGAAATCGAACGCCTGGAAGCTGATGAAGGCAATGGGCATCGCGGCCGAGGAAATCGATATCAAGCCGGCCGCCCAGCGAATGCTGGAAGATATCGGCCATCCGTTCGCCGATGGCGAGCCGGTTTACGACACCACGTTCGAGAACGTTCAGGCCGGCCTGCGCACCGATTACCTGTTCCGCCTTGCCAGCCAGCATTCGGGTTTCGTGCTCGGCACCGGCGATCTGTCGGAACTGGCGCTCGGCTGGTGCACTTACGGCGTCGGCGACCAGATGAGCCACTATGCGGTCAATGCGGGGGTGCCCAAGACCCTGATCCAGTATCTGATCCGCTGGGCCATTCGGACCGATCAGTTCGACCCGGAAACCGATGCCGTGCTGGAAGCGATCGTCGCCACCGAAATCAGCCCCGAGCTGGTGCCGGTGGGCGAGGATGGCGAGATCCAGAGCACCGAGAGCGCGATCGGCCCTTACGAGTTGAACGACTTCTTCCTCCACCATACGATCCGCTGGGGCCATGCGCCCAGCCACGTCGCGTTCCTGGCCTGGCATGCCTGGCGCGACGCCGGGCAGGGCCTGTGGCCCGCGGAATTTCCCGAAGCCGCGAAGAACGAATACGACCTGGCGACCATCGCCCATTGGCTGGAGCGGTTCCTGCAGCGGTTCTTTGCCTTCAGCCAGTTCAAGCGCAGCGCGCTGCCCAACGGGCCGAAGGTCAGCCCGGGCGGCGCGCTCAGCCCGCGGGGCGACTGGCGCGCGCCGAGCGATGCGACCGCCGGCCCATGGGTGGAGGAACTGCGGCGCGCCCTGCCGCCGCCTGCCTGA
- a CDS encoding DMT family transporter: MPVRAVAILVLCNVVWALNVVVSKIAVDQLGAPPLAYAFARSALVMIVLLPLLRPLPSGLGRIMLVGLAISGGSFALLFMGLETASPSSAGVVSLSGAPMTVLFAILFLGERVRWRRGLGIALAFGGVSISVMSDSALEAGPGLMLVFASAAVGALGSVFVKRIEISSIRLQAWAAVASSVVLLPLSLAIESDQLAAFAREPLLLAGCVIFAGLVVSVGAHTAYFRILQENDTNAVVPMTLLTPLFTIALGAWLTGDPVGYRLLLGGAIAIAGVAIILIRPSDTFTKRFLVRSRL, from the coding sequence ATGCCGGTCCGCGCGGTCGCCATACTCGTGCTGTGCAATGTCGTCTGGGCGTTGAACGTCGTGGTGAGCAAGATCGCGGTGGACCAGCTCGGTGCGCCGCCGCTCGCCTATGCTTTCGCGCGCTCGGCGCTGGTGATGATCGTTCTCCTGCCGCTGCTGCGCCCGCTGCCGTCCGGGCTGGGCCGGATCATGCTGGTCGGGCTGGCGATCAGCGGCGGATCGTTCGCGCTGCTGTTCATGGGGCTGGAAACCGCCAGCCCCTCTTCGGCCGGCGTGGTCAGCCTTTCGGGGGCGCCGATGACGGTGCTGTTCGCGATCCTCTTCCTGGGCGAGCGGGTGCGCTGGCGGCGCGGGCTCGGCATCGCGCTCGCCTTCGGCGGGGTGTCGATCTCGGTCATGTCGGACAGCGCGCTGGAGGCGGGGCCGGGGCTGATGCTGGTCTTCGCATCGGCCGCGGTCGGGGCGCTGGGCTCGGTCTTCGTCAAGCGGATCGAGATTTCCTCGATCCGCCTTCAGGCCTGGGCGGCAGTCGCCTCCAGCGTGGTTCTCCTGCCGTTGTCGCTGGCGATCGAGAGCGATCAGCTTGCCGCTTTCGCGCGCGAGCCGCTGCTGCTCGCAGGCTGCGTCATCTTTGCCGGGCTGGTGGTCTCGGTCGGCGCCCACACGGCCTATTTCCGCATTCTCCAGGAAAACGACACCAATGCGGTCGTGCCGATGACGCTGCTGACGCCGCTGTTCACCATTGCCCTTGGCGCCTGGCTGACGGGCGATCCGGTCGGCTATCGCCTGCTGCTGGGCGGCGCGATCGCGATCGCCGGGGTGGCGATCATCCTGATCCGCCCGAGCGATACCTTTACCAAGCGGTTCCTGGTTCGCAGCCGTCTGTAA
- a CDS encoding branched-chain amino acid aminotransferase — MDFEHIPHAAPVPSATRDEALANPGFGTLFTDHMVVIDYDADRVGSDGDGWHSARVCPREPIALDPAAAVLHYAQEIFEGMKAYRQDDGGIALFRPEANARRFNASADRMAMPRLPEELFIESIRRLIAVDKDWFPTVEGGSLYLRPFMFASEAFLGVRPARQYKYLVIASPAGNYFKSGAPAVKIWVSSDYVRAAPGGTGAAKTGGNYAASLVPQAEAIEKGCDQVVFLDAVENKWIEELGGMNLFFVFDDGSVVTPPLTGTILPGITRDSLIRLLREEGLNVREEPYSIDQWREDANSGRLVETMACGTAAVVTPVGTVAGRDGEFTIGSGGPGQLTSKLRDKLVGIQRGRVADTYDWMTRLS, encoded by the coding sequence ATGGATTTCGAGCATATTCCCCACGCCGCACCCGTCCCGTCCGCCACGCGCGACGAGGCGCTTGCCAATCCCGGTTTCGGCACGCTGTTCACCGACCACATGGTCGTGATCGATTACGATGCCGATCGCGTTGGTTCCGACGGGGACGGCTGGCATTCGGCGAGGGTGTGTCCGCGCGAACCGATCGCGCTCGACCCGGCGGCGGCGGTGCTGCACTACGCGCAGGAAATCTTCGAAGGGATGAAGGCCTATCGCCAGGACGACGGCGGCATTGCTCTGTTCCGGCCCGAGGCGAACGCGCGCCGCTTCAATGCCAGCGCCGACCGCATGGCGATGCCGCGACTGCCCGAAGAGCTGTTCATCGAATCGATCCGCCGCCTGATCGCGGTGGACAAGGACTGGTTCCCCACGGTCGAGGGCGGATCGCTCTATTTGCGCCCCTTCATGTTCGCAAGCGAGGCGTTTCTCGGCGTGCGGCCGGCGCGGCAATACAAGTATCTCGTCATCGCCAGCCCGGCGGGCAACTATTTCAAGTCCGGCGCGCCGGCGGTGAAGATCTGGGTCAGCAGCGACTATGTCCGCGCGGCCCCGGGCGGGACCGGCGCGGCCAAGACCGGCGGCAATTACGCCGCCAGCCTGGTCCCGCAGGCCGAGGCGATCGAGAAGGGGTGCGACCAGGTCGTCTTCCTCGATGCGGTGGAGAACAAGTGGATCGAGGAACTGGGCGGCATGAACCTGTTCTTCGTGTTCGACGACGGCTCCGTCGTCACCCCGCCGCTGACCGGCACGATCCTGCCCGGCATCACCCGCGACAGCCTGATCCGCCTCTTGCGCGAGGAGGGGCTGAACGTGCGCGAGGAACCCTATTCGATCGACCAGTGGCGCGAAGACGCGAACAGCGGCCGCCTGGTCGAGACGATGGCCTGCGGCACCGCCGCGGTCGTGACGCCCGTCGGCACGGTTGCCGGGCGGGACGGCGAATTCACCATCGGCAGCGGCGGGCCGGGCCAGCTGACCAGCAAGCTGCGCGACAAGCTGGTCGGCATCCAGCGGGGGCGGGTCGCCGATACCTACGACTGGATGACGCGCCTTTCGTAA